The Sediminispirochaeta smaragdinae DSM 11293 genome has a segment encoding these proteins:
- a CDS encoding TlpA family protein disulfide reductase has product MMKLLPLFVSMATGALCAALVARFVPAFRVKGKESFSAAGSIFLDALLAGLVVWKLSPLFLHARYFALHPGALLFAPGGGIGIVAGSGAALLVSLFRLVYRGKHAIAFEMRKKVAFLLLVWYLAAALTALAYQAAAHHGFLPAETDVGSSVISASEYQAFDGNRYPLFEENSVTVVNFWASWCGPCKGELPEMISFYEKTLSAESGGRIRFLTVNLTATEKSHSQVASFIVKEQLPFPVIEDIDGRLSTAFAVSSIPSTIIMAPDGRIITELKGVQSAASLEREARSALNKVEE; this is encoded by the coding sequence ATGATGAAACTTCTTCCCCTCTTTGTTTCCATGGCGACAGGCGCGCTTTGTGCCGCCCTTGTCGCCCGCTTTGTCCCCGCTTTTAGGGTAAAGGGGAAAGAGTCATTCTCTGCAGCCGGTTCCATCTTCCTGGATGCCCTTCTTGCTGGCCTGGTTGTATGGAAGCTGAGTCCTCTGTTCCTTCATGCTCGCTATTTCGCCCTTCATCCCGGCGCCCTGCTTTTTGCCCCGGGGGGCGGTATCGGCATAGTGGCCGGATCGGGTGCGGCATTACTCGTATCACTCTTTAGGCTCGTTTACCGGGGAAAGCATGCCATTGCGTTTGAGATGAGAAAAAAAGTGGCATTTCTGCTTCTTGTTTGGTATCTTGCAGCGGCTCTTACCGCCCTTGCCTACCAAGCGGCTGCGCACCACGGCTTTTTACCAGCGGAAACCGATGTCGGGTCATCGGTTATCTCCGCTTCCGAATACCAAGCCTTCGACGGGAATAGGTATCCCCTTTTTGAGGAAAACAGTGTCACGGTTGTCAACTTCTGGGCAAGTTGGTGTGGCCCCTGTAAAGGGGAGTTGCCGGAGATGATCTCCTTCTATGAAAAAACGCTATCTGCAGAGTCCGGCGGCCGAATTCGATTTTTGACCGTCAACCTGACCGCAACCGAAAAAAGTCACAGTCAGGTTGCCTCCTTTATTGTCAAGGAACAACTTCCCTTTCCCGTGATCGAGGATATCGACGGAAGGCTCTCGACAGCCTTCGCAGTATCATCTATCCCAAGCACCATCATTATGGCCCCCGACGGTAGAATCATTACAGAGCTGAAGGGAGTTCAGTCGGCGGCGTCCCTCGAGAGAGAGGCCCGATCAGCCCTGAACAAAGTGGAGGAATAG
- a CDS encoding NifB/NifX family molybdenum-iron cluster-binding protein has translation MKIALPASESGEIESHFGHCSGFVVFTIENGAIASEERVIPPPGCGCKSTIIPDLVHAGVTIMIAGNMGPGAAMLIGDNGIDLYRGAEGNAREAVEAFLAGRLSDHDVGCGDHGHDHECSHH, from the coding sequence ATGAAAATAGCACTCCCTGCCTCCGAAAGCGGAGAGATAGAGTCGCACTTCGGACACTGTTCCGGCTTTGTTGTCTTCACCATCGAAAATGGTGCCATTGCTTCGGAAGAGAGAGTCATCCCACCTCCGGGATGCGGATGCAAAAGTACCATCATTCCCGATCTTGTACATGCAGGAGTGACGATTATGATCGCGGGAAACATGGGTCCGGGGGCGGCGATGCTGATCGGCGATAACGGCATCGATCTCTACCGAGGCGCAGAGGGGAATGCACGAGAGGCTGTAGAGGCTTTTCTTGCGGGAAGGCTTTCGGATCACGATGTGGGATGTGGCGATCACGGTCATGACCACGAGTGTTCTCATCATTGA
- a CDS encoding cation transporter: protein MKDKPKPIELDLQGASCASCIFAIEHEGRKLKGVKDIKVDSLRSKIVIDLDEKENDDQTEITDRVIKIVRTIGYDAQHPQT, encoded by the coding sequence ATGAAAGATAAGCCGAAACCAATCGAATTGGATCTGCAAGGTGCAAGCTGCGCCAGTTGTATCTTTGCCATAGAGCATGAGGGGCGTAAGCTAAAGGGAGTAAAAGATATCAAGGTGGATAGTCTGCGCTCCAAGATTGTGATCGACCTCGATGAAAAAGAAAATGACGATCAGACAGAAATCACCGACAGGGTGATCAAAATCGTCAGAACCATCGGCTATGATGCCCAGCACCCTCAAACTTGA
- a CDS encoding pyridoxamine 5'-phosphate oxidase family protein: MEKRAMRRGDKAVTERAQLWAVLDKAEVLTLCFNDEGSPYGVPLSFGTGEDALFIHCARAGRKWDLLNQAKPIFFLAWCDAALKKGEEACSYSMRYRSIMGTALPVLLEDPDEKREGLNRIMHKYTGRSDFAFPDKRLEATGVFRLEITSMTGKASGY; encoded by the coding sequence ATGGAAAAACGGGCAATGAGAAGGGGCGACAAGGCAGTAACAGAGAGGGCCCAACTGTGGGCCGTTCTTGACAAAGCGGAGGTTCTGACCCTCTGTTTCAACGATGAGGGGAGTCCCTACGGGGTTCCGCTATCCTTTGGGACAGGCGAAGACGCCCTCTTTATCCACTGCGCCAGGGCGGGAAGAAAGTGGGACCTCTTGAACCAGGCGAAACCTATCTTCTTTCTTGCCTGGTGCGACGCAGCGTTGAAAAAGGGCGAGGAGGCTTGCAGCTATTCGATGCGCTATCGTTCGATAATGGGGACCGCCCTTCCCGTGCTTCTTGAGGATCCCGACGAAAAACGAGAAGGGCTCAATAGGATCATGCACAAATACACGGGCAGGAGCGATTTCGCCTTTCCCGATAAGAGACTCGAAGCTACCGGGGTTTTCCGCCTGGAGATCACATCCATGACAGGGAAGGCCTCGGGTTACTAA
- a CDS encoding phosphomannomutase/phosphoglucomutase — protein sequence MKAFKAYDIRGVWNEDFNAEDVYKIGFHLPGLLGADKILVGRDVRVSSETIFEALCRGINDAGADVCDAGLATTPMVYWGTARFGYNASVQITASHNPARYNGLKVSKSGALPVGYDTGLSELEKMLDDPITPVKKRGSVESVDIRSPYIAYMKASVPDLSGIKLSVDCSNGMASILVHELLGESPRYLFDTLDGSFPNHEPNPLEEKNVEALKQAVRANSSDVGIIYDGDADRVMFVDEKGQFVPPDLIIALMGHHFLKTEKGNVLMDIRTSKSVYEYIEKLGGKAHMWKVGHAFAKLKMRELKAIYGGELAGHYYIRDFYNCDSGMLASLIVLDVLAEAKKRGRTFSQLIDDIRSYANSGEINFRIEKKQEAMDALKEYFEGKEKPTAFFDFDGYRIEFADWWFNVRPSNTEPYLRLVVEAKTDELLSAKLESITSLLSDFT from the coding sequence ATGAAAGCGTTTAAAGCCTACGACATAAGAGGGGTTTGGAACGAAGATTTTAATGCCGAGGATGTCTATAAGATAGGTTTTCACCTGCCCGGCCTTCTGGGTGCCGACAAGATCCTGGTCGGTCGAGATGTTCGCGTATCCAGCGAAACAATCTTCGAGGCCCTCTGTCGCGGCATAAACGACGCAGGAGCGGATGTTTGTGATGCGGGTCTTGCAACCACACCAATGGTCTATTGGGGAACAGCCCGTTTCGGTTACAATGCCTCCGTTCAGATCACTGCAAGCCACAATCCGGCACGATATAACGGGCTTAAGGTCTCCAAAAGCGGAGCGCTTCCGGTAGGTTACGATACCGGCCTCTCGGAACTTGAAAAGATGCTCGATGATCCCATCACCCCGGTAAAAAAACGGGGTTCGGTAGAGAGCGTGGATATACGCAGCCCCTACATAGCCTATATGAAGGCGTCGGTCCCAGACCTTTCAGGGATCAAACTATCGGTGGATTGCTCGAACGGCATGGCATCCATCCTGGTACACGAATTGCTGGGAGAGAGCCCCCGCTACCTTTTCGATACCCTGGATGGCTCCTTTCCCAACCACGAGCCCAATCCCCTCGAAGAAAAGAATGTAGAGGCATTGAAACAGGCCGTTAGAGCAAACAGCAGCGACGTGGGGATCATCTACGACGGTGATGCCGACAGGGTGATGTTCGTAGACGAAAAGGGGCAGTTTGTCCCTCCCGACCTCATTATCGCCCTCATGGGTCACCATTTTCTCAAAACAGAAAAGGGCAATGTGCTCATGGATATCCGCACCAGCAAATCCGTCTACGAGTATATCGAAAAACTCGGAGGCAAGGCCCACATGTGGAAGGTAGGCCACGCCTTTGCCAAGCTGAAGATGCGGGAGCTAAAAGCCATCTACGGGGGTGAGCTGGCCGGGCACTACTACATTCGGGACTTCTATAACTGCGACAGCGGTATGCTTGCCAGCCTGATTGTCCTCGATGTCCTCGCCGAGGCAAAAAAGCGGGGGCGCACCTTTTCCCAGTTGATCGATGATATTCGCAGCTATGCCAACTCCGGAGAGATAAACTTCCGGATCGAAAAAAAGCAGGAGGCGATGGATGCCCTCAAAGAGTACTTTGAGGGGAAAGAAAAACCGACAGCCTTTTTTGATTTCGACGGATACCGGATCGAATTCGCCGACTGGTGGTTTAATGTACGCCCCTCCAACACCGAACCCTATCTACGGCTCGTCGTCGAAGCAAAAACCGATGAGCTTCTTTCGGCAAAGTTGGAATCGATCACGTCGCTTCTTTCCGACTTTACCTGA
- a CDS encoding OsmC family protein gives MSNKVSCEWKGGMAFEADVTGHTIVMDADASSGGNDTGSRPKPLLLAALGGCSGMDVVSILKKMQEPLTWFNMEIEGQAAEEHPRYYTEVTIVYQFKKGDGLDEAKVEKAVRLSQERYCGVSAQLSKGAQVNWRIEYLE, from the coding sequence ATGAGCAATAAGGTCTCTTGTGAATGGAAGGGGGGAATGGCTTTTGAGGCAGATGTAACCGGACACACAATCGTTATGGACGCAGACGCTTCTTCAGGCGGAAATGACACGGGATCGAGGCCGAAGCCTCTCCTCCTTGCAGCCCTCGGAGGTTGTTCGGGAATGGATGTCGTATCGATCCTGAAAAAAATGCAGGAACCTCTTACATGGTTCAATATGGAAATCGAAGGCCAGGCGGCAGAAGAACATCCTCGCTACTACACAGAGGTAACAATCGTCTATCAGTTTAAGAAGGGTGACGGACTTGATGAGGCGAAGGTAGAAAAAGCGGTCCGTCTGAGCCAGGAGCGGTATTGCGGGGTAAGTGCCCAGCTTTCCAAGGGAGCACAGGTAAACTGGCGAATAGAATACCTGGAATAA
- a CDS encoding class I SAM-dependent methyltransferase, giving the protein MKSFSTILKERHQRFRRLFAGDRTNCFRVYDRNDALYPYTIDLYDRRILITEYEGTAKHVPAGLKRNELEAMVASSLYVDPHDVFYKFRPRLHGRTQYEKLDNTGELFPVTENGLTFLVNLTDYVDTGLFMDHRLTRKMVAEESFGLRVLNLFGYTGAFSVAAAAGGALETVTVDLSSSYLAWAEKNLRVNGFIGDQHRFIAEDVRKYLMEADKERSGFDLVILDPPLFSNSRKTDGTFDLQRDYVWFVAAAMKLLNDGGRLLFCTTKKEFHFDPGRIMGSESLEITRETLPPDFDARKPHRCWLLKRKTVTVVRKNSSHDPGAHPR; this is encoded by the coding sequence ATGAAATCTTTTTCCACCATATTGAAGGAGCGGCACCAGCGCTTCCGCAGGCTTTTTGCCGGCGACAGAACCAACTGCTTCCGGGTCTACGACAGGAACGATGCCCTCTATCCCTATACCATCGACTTGTATGACAGGCGTATTTTGATTACCGAATATGAGGGTACTGCAAAACACGTTCCTGCGGGACTGAAAAGAAACGAACTGGAGGCTATGGTTGCCTCTTCGCTTTACGTCGATCCTCATGACGTGTTTTACAAATTTCGCCCGAGGCTCCACGGACGCACGCAATACGAGAAGCTGGACAATACGGGTGAACTCTTCCCGGTGACGGAAAACGGACTGACCTTTCTGGTAAACCTCACCGACTACGTAGATACCGGGCTCTTCATGGACCATCGCCTAACACGGAAGATGGTGGCCGAGGAGAGCTTTGGGCTTCGGGTTCTCAACCTTTTTGGGTACACCGGAGCCTTCAGTGTAGCCGCAGCGGCAGGAGGGGCTCTCGAAACGGTTACCGTCGATCTTTCCTCTTCCTATCTTGCTTGGGCGGAAAAGAATCTGCGGGTGAACGGTTTTATTGGTGACCAGCACCGTTTTATAGCCGAAGATGTGCGAAAATATCTCATGGAGGCCGATAAAGAGCGTTCCGGATTCGACCTGGTTATTCTCGATCCCCCGCTTTTCAGCAACAGCAGAAAAACCGATGGGACCTTCGACCTTCAGCGTGATTATGTTTGGTTTGTAGCGGCTGCCATGAAACTGTTGAACGATGGGGGCAGACTACTCTTTTGTACGACCAAGAAAGAGTTCCACTTTGATCCAGGCAGGATTATGGGATCGGAAAGTTTGGAGATTACCCGGGAGACCCTGCCGCCCGATTTCGACGCGAGAAAACCACACCGCTGCTGGCTTTTGAAACGGAAAACCGTTACCGTTGTCCGAAAAAATTCTTCACACGATCCAGGGGCCCATCCTCGGTAA
- a CDS encoding amidohydrolase family protein, protein MPVNREEIFYDPHCHAMNLAHPNLLMFIQEFRKNFTDEVINDIFSPNYLIDSQVRHPVHNAQNMLAVMEHDIAGIFKLMEDDLSGHFLKERDKTDEEGRRPLIEHGVLKFRKREYRQLVLTPLVMDFSNKRRVEGDLYYSRPPERPLWQYVRDTLEGIKRYHKERPDGILRIYPFLGINTRNYSLRELEELLKKYFSVYSSSFTFRTETTRLISSFMGLMEGVGSNVFSGIKVYPPLGFDPWPTEEPEELEKVKLLFRFCQKRKIPITTHCDDQGYRTIPVKVAWRNSSPRRWASALEAFPELKINFGHYGYQYNKKWGTIRKLDWLKEIFALMDRYDHVYADFSFDGTRAEYYPFLQQHLLALPPRLRTKALARTMFGTDFMVNLSKVRSYLDYYLTFEASSFSDEEVHLFSSTNPRQFLFTEDGPLDRVKNFFGQR, encoded by the coding sequence ATGCCGGTGAACAGGGAGGAGATATTCTACGATCCTCATTGTCACGCAATGAACCTTGCCCATCCAAACCTCCTGATGTTTATTCAGGAGTTCAGGAAGAATTTCACCGATGAGGTAATCAACGATATTTTTTCGCCGAATTACCTCATCGATTCACAGGTTCGCCACCCTGTTCACAATGCTCAGAACATGCTTGCGGTGATGGAGCATGATATTGCAGGCATTTTTAAGCTCATGGAGGACGACCTTTCCGGTCACTTTCTTAAAGAGAGAGATAAAACAGATGAGGAAGGAAGACGACCTCTCATCGAACACGGGGTACTGAAGTTCCGAAAACGGGAATATCGTCAGCTGGTACTCACTCCCCTGGTTATGGACTTTTCAAACAAGCGAAGAGTGGAAGGCGACCTTTACTATTCGCGTCCCCCCGAGCGTCCCTTGTGGCAATACGTCAGGGATACCCTGGAAGGAATCAAACGCTACCACAAGGAGCGCCCCGACGGCATACTGAGGATTTATCCCTTCCTCGGTATCAATACCAGAAACTATTCGCTTCGGGAGCTCGAAGAACTCTTGAAAAAGTACTTTTCGGTGTACAGTTCCTCATTCACCTTCCGAACAGAAACGACGAGGCTCATAAGTAGTTTTATGGGCCTCATGGAGGGGGTTGGCAGCAATGTATTCTCAGGCATCAAGGTCTACCCTCCCCTCGGCTTTGATCCGTGGCCCACGGAGGAGCCCGAAGAACTGGAAAAGGTAAAACTTCTTTTCAGATTTTGTCAAAAGCGAAAGATTCCAATCACGACCCACTGCGATGATCAGGGATATCGCACCATCCCGGTAAAGGTGGCGTGGCGCAACAGCTCCCCCCGGCGCTGGGCATCGGCGTTGGAGGCCTTCCCGGAGCTCAAAATCAACTTCGGCCACTACGGCTACCAGTACAATAAGAAGTGGGGAACCATCAGAAAGCTCGACTGGTTAAAAGAGATCTTCGCTCTTATGGATCGTTACGATCACGTTTATGCCGACTTCAGTTTCGACGGCACGAGGGCGGAGTATTACCCCTTTCTTCAGCAGCACCTTCTTGCGCTGCCCCCCCGTTTGAGGACAAAGGCACTTGCACGAACAATGTTCGGAACAGATTTCATGGTAAACCTTTCCAAGGTGAGAAGCTATCTCGATTACTATCTTACCTTCGAGGCCTCGTCCTTCTCAGACGAGGAGGTTCATCTCTTTTCTTCGACGAATCCGAGGCAGTTTCTCTTTACCGAGGATGGGCCCCTGGATCGTGTGAAGAATTTTTTCGGACAACGGTAA
- a CDS encoding glutamine--tRNA ligase/YqeY domain fusion protein has product MADAEKSSLNFIERIIEDDFARGKHSQVVTRFPPEPNGYLHIGHAKSICLNFGLAKKYGGRCHLRFDDTNPEKESLEYIESIKRDVQWLGFSWGAHEYYASDYFEELYKRAVRLIKAGKAYVDDLSPEQMREYRGTLTKPGKESPNRTRSIEENLDLFERMRKGEFPDGSMLLRAKIDMASGNMNMRDPALYRIRRINHHRTGDAWCIYPMYDFTHPLSDAIEGITHSICTLEFEDHRPLYDWSVEETEMECHPRQIEFARLNLTYTVMSKRILLQLVTEGHVSGWDDPRMPTISGLRRRGYTPEAIRQFADIIGVAKVNSTVDMALLEHCLREDLNLRALRVMVVLDPVKVVIDNYPEGKEELLEAENNPEDPDGGMRMVPFSREVYIEREDFMEDPPKKFFRLAPGREIRLKHAYYITCVSVEKNEAGEITTIHCSYDPESRGGGTPDGRRVKGTSHWVSVSHAKELEVRLYDNLFTSPEPGSRTGNFLDDLNPDSLSTIKAMAEPSLIDAEPEAHYQFLRKGYFTVDPKESKKGAPVFNRTVTLRDSWAKLQKKIEA; this is encoded by the coding sequence ATGGCTGATGCGGAAAAATCGTCCCTCAATTTCATTGAACGAATCATCGAAGATGATTTTGCCAGAGGGAAGCATTCTCAAGTCGTAACCCGTTTTCCGCCGGAGCCGAACGGCTACTTACATATCGGACATGCAAAGTCCATTTGTCTCAATTTTGGGCTTGCCAAGAAATATGGCGGACGTTGCCATCTTCGTTTTGACGATACCAATCCGGAAAAAGAATCTCTGGAATATATCGAGTCGATCAAGCGCGATGTACAGTGGTTGGGATTTTCCTGGGGAGCACATGAGTATTATGCCTCGGACTATTTTGAAGAGCTGTATAAACGCGCGGTACGGCTTATCAAGGCGGGGAAAGCCTACGTGGACGATCTCAGCCCCGAACAGATGCGTGAATATCGGGGTACCCTAACGAAACCGGGAAAAGAGAGTCCGAACAGAACACGCAGCATCGAAGAGAACCTCGATCTTTTCGAGCGGATGCGAAAGGGAGAATTCCCCGACGGAAGTATGCTGCTGCGGGCAAAGATCGACATGGCAAGCGGCAATATGAATATGCGTGATCCGGCACTGTACAGAATCCGAAGGATCAACCATCACCGGACAGGTGATGCGTGGTGTATCTACCCTATGTACGACTTCACCCATCCCCTTTCCGACGCTATCGAGGGCATCACCCATTCGATCTGTACCCTGGAGTTTGAAGATCACCGCCCTCTCTACGATTGGTCCGTTGAAGAGACGGAGATGGAATGCCATCCCCGGCAGATAGAATTTGCTCGCCTGAACCTCACGTATACGGTAATGAGTAAGCGAATTCTCCTTCAGTTGGTAACAGAAGGGCATGTATCGGGCTGGGACGATCCCAGGATGCCGACCATTAGCGGGCTTCGACGACGAGGCTACACGCCTGAGGCAATCCGTCAATTTGCCGATATCATCGGGGTTGCCAAGGTAAACAGCACCGTTGATATGGCCCTTCTCGAACACTGCCTGCGTGAGGATCTGAATCTGCGAGCGCTGAGGGTGATGGTGGTTCTTGATCCGGTCAAGGTTGTCATAGACAACTATCCCGAAGGAAAAGAGGAGCTGCTCGAAGCGGAAAACAATCCCGAGGACCCCGACGGAGGAATGCGCATGGTTCCCTTTTCCAGAGAGGTTTACATCGAAAGGGAAGACTTCATGGAAGATCCTCCGAAGAAGTTTTTCCGCCTTGCTCCCGGCAGGGAGATACGGCTTAAGCACGCCTACTACATTACCTGTGTTTCGGTTGAGAAAAACGAAGCGGGAGAGATTACGACCATCCACTGCAGCTACGATCCCGAAAGCAGGGGGGGAGGTACTCCCGACGGACGGAGGGTCAAGGGGACAAGCCATTGGGTCAGCGTTTCCCATGCAAAGGAGCTTGAGGTTCGTCTTTACGACAACCTTTTTACTTCGCCGGAGCCTGGTTCCCGCACCGGTAACTTTCTCGACGATCTGAATCCCGACTCCCTTTCCACCATCAAGGCGATGGCGGAACCCTCTCTAATCGATGCCGAACCGGAAGCGCACTATCAGTTTTTGAGGAAGGGCTACTTCACCGTGGACCCAAAGGAGAGTAAAAAGGGAGCTCCGGTTTTCAACCGAACGGTCACTCTCAGGGATAGTTGGGCAAAGCTTCAGAAAAAGATAGAGGCTTAA
- a CDS encoding GGDEF domain-containing protein, translating to MKEIPANELFLKHYDILQETGILQQLNAQQHRIHELEELLSNAVEIFNQRSPDELVHFLISCIVDKFIPSHLVFFFKNHKNDDPITTLCFEQLRPVKPKVVLKTLDDYRHFFSRYPNPIDFHLFEYTVEQKAIANRLKILDPAIIVPLIGMDGLFGLIVIGRKVLGEEYSPEEMILLDKLMKFASISLQNKIYYTSSVTDYKTRLFNHAYFMRRLQEEIAKVKRYASAFSILAIDVDHFKVINDKHGHLAGDKALFALARTLERTLREEDVLSRFGGEEFFVLLTDNSLTRAIQVSERIRSEVEKMRVEYEDFILKLTISIGVNHVNAGRLASENELIAQADKALYTSKNNGRNQITIYNPGFLYKAQHLKS from the coding sequence GTGAAAGAAATCCCTGCAAACGAATTATTTCTTAAGCATTACGACATTCTCCAGGAAACGGGGATACTCCAACAACTCAACGCCCAGCAGCATCGTATCCACGAATTGGAGGAGCTTCTGTCGAATGCGGTCGAGATTTTCAATCAGCGAAGCCCGGACGAATTGGTTCATTTCCTTATCTCCTGCATCGTTGATAAATTTATTCCTTCCCATCTCGTCTTTTTTTTCAAGAATCATAAAAATGATGATCCGATCACAACCCTTTGTTTCGAGCAGTTACGGCCTGTAAAACCGAAGGTTGTTCTCAAAACGCTGGACGACTATCGCCACTTTTTCTCACGCTATCCCAACCCTATTGATTTCCATCTTTTTGAATACACCGTGGAACAGAAAGCGATAGCAAATCGCTTAAAGATCCTCGACCCGGCAATTATCGTGCCCCTCATTGGCATGGATGGACTTTTCGGTTTAATCGTCATTGGCAGAAAAGTTTTGGGAGAAGAGTATAGTCCCGAAGAGATGATCCTTTTGGACAAGCTGATGAAGTTTGCCTCCATCAGTCTCCAGAATAAAATCTATTATACCAGTTCGGTAACCGATTATAAAACACGGCTTTTCAACCATGCCTATTTCATGCGGCGTCTGCAGGAGGAGATTGCCAAGGTGAAGCGTTACGCCAGCGCCTTTTCCATACTTGCCATCGATGTCGATCATTTCAAGGTGATCAATGATAAGCATGGTCATTTGGCAGGCGATAAAGCACTTTTTGCCCTTGCAAGAACGCTGGAGCGCACCTTGAGAGAAGAGGATGTCCTCTCCCGTTTCGGGGGAGAAGAGTTTTTCGTCCTTCTGACCGACAACAGCCTCACGCGGGCAATCCAGGTTTCCGAAAGAATACGATCGGAGGTGGAGAAGATGAGGGTCGAGTACGAAGATTTCATCCTGAAGCTGACAATCAGCATTGGGGTCAACCATGTCAACGCCGGCCGCCTTGCAAGCGAAAACGAACTCATCGCGCAGGCGGATAAGGCCCTCTATACCTCGAAAAACAACGGCCGTAACCAAATAACAATCTATAATCCCGGCTTTCTTTATAAGGCCCAGCATTTGAAGTCCTAA
- a CDS encoding ABC transporter ATP-binding protein, protein MTSLLRIENVRIGFRRKERLRQVVHGIDLRLGEHESLAIVGESGSGKTVTAASILRLLGPSAEYPSGKIYFREQELLRAPERTLLGVRGKEIGMIFQEPMSSLNPLQNIGRQVAESLFLHGGTDSKQNRIRVVEMLRRVGLRNAETRLGAFPHQLSGGERQRVMIAMAIVNRPRLLIADEPTTALDVTIQAQILDLLLDLKRELGMAMIFITHDLSIVGRIADRVVVMKEGKIVEEAETKKLFASPTHPYTRLLIESEPAAAPPKRNTAPDERLLEIRNLKVHFPVKRGILKRTVDYIKAVDGVSLSIPRGGSFGLVGESGSGKTSLGRALLRLIPSSGEIFLKGEPLHDLKGDELRPLRRWMQPVFQDPFGTLSPRMCVTDIVGEGLRVHEKLSIPERQERVASALEEVGLDPGIGERYPHEFSGGQRQRIALARALVLKPDLLVLDEPTSSLDRSIQFQVIELLLNIQAEHGLTYLFISHDLKVVRALCRSLGVMKQGVLVEQGDAEQVMKEPQQEYTRRLLETAFMLDQERRAT, encoded by the coding sequence GTGACTTCGCTGCTACGCATAGAAAACGTACGGATCGGCTTTCGCCGGAAAGAGCGGCTTAGGCAGGTGGTCCATGGCATCGATCTTCGGCTCGGAGAACATGAGAGCCTCGCTATCGTCGGAGAAAGCGGATCGGGAAAAACGGTTACGGCAGCATCCATCCTTCGTCTTTTGGGGCCTTCGGCCGAATACCCTTCCGGAAAGATCTATTTCAGGGAGCAGGAGCTGCTCCGCGCACCGGAACGGACACTGCTGGGAGTCAGGGGAAAAGAGATCGGCATGATTTTCCAGGAACCGATGTCGAGCCTCAATCCCCTCCAGAATATCGGTAGGCAGGTTGCCGAAAGCCTCTTCCTCCACGGGGGGACCGACAGCAAGCAAAACCGCATAAGGGTTGTTGAAATGCTCCGCCGTGTCGGCCTCAGGAATGCGGAAACGCGACTTGGGGCCTTTCCCCATCAGCTTTCGGGGGGAGAGCGGCAGCGAGTGATGATCGCCATGGCCATTGTCAACAGGCCCAGGCTTTTGATTGCCGATGAGCCGACAACAGCCCTGGATGTGACGATCCAGGCCCAGATCCTCGACCTGCTCCTTGATCTGAAGCGGGAGCTTGGAATGGCAATGATTTTCATCACACACGACCTCTCCATCGTCGGAAGGATTGCCGACAGGGTCGTGGTTATGAAAGAGGGAAAGATCGTCGAAGAGGCGGAAACCAAGAAGCTTTTCGCCTCCCCCACCCATCCCTATACCAGACTCCTCATCGAATCAGAACCAGCGGCAGCCCCTCCAAAACGGAACACGGCCCCCGACGAGAGGCTTTTGGAAATCAGGAATCTTAAGGTCCACTTTCCCGTGAAGCGGGGAATCCTCAAAAGAACCGTCGATTATATCAAGGCGGTGGACGGCGTCTCTCTTTCGATTCCCCGAGGCGGCAGCTTCGGGCTGGTGGGAGAAAGCGGCTCGGGAAAGACCAGCCTGGGAAGAGCCCTTTTGCGCCTTATTCCCAGCAGCGGAGAGATATTCCTGAAGGGAGAGCCGCTCCACGACCTCAAAGGCGATGAACTTCGCCCCCTTCGCAGATGGATGCAGCCGGTCTTTCAGGACCCCTTCGGAACCCTCTCTCCCAGAATGTGCGTAACCGATATTGTCGGAGAGGGTTTACGTGTCCATGAAAAGCTGAGCATCCCGGAACGACAAGAACGAGTTGCCTCCGCCCTGGAAGAGGTGGGGCTCGATCCAGGAATCGGGGAGCGATATCCCCACGAATTTTCCGGAGGACAACGGCAGCGCATCGCCCTTGCCAGAGCCCTTGTTCTCAAGCCCGATCTCTTGGTGCTTGATGAACCAACATCAAGCCTCGACAGGTCCATTCAGTTTCAGGTTATTGAATTGCTTTTGAATATCCAGGCCGAACATGGACTTACCTATCTCTTCATCAGCCACGACCTCAAGGTGGTACGGGCCCTTTGTCGTTCTCTCGGCGTCATGAAGCAGGGAGTCCTTGTCGAGCAGGGAGATGCCGAACAGGTCATGAAAGAACCACAACAGGAGTACACCAGAAGATTACTTGAAACGGCTTTTATGCTTGACCAGGAAAGAAGAGCCACATAG